Genomic segment of uncultured Tolumonas sp.:
AGACGAATATGTCCGCTGTGATGGTGAATGGCTGATATCTAAGCGTATTGCTCGTTTTACATGGCGCGACCTCAGTGAATTAGTAATTCCACAATAAATTCAAAGAGACGCTAACTCCATGTTAGCGTCTCTTTAATTATCAAATTTAAGTCAATTAACCATGCACATATGTCGTTATTGTTGGAATTCACAATACGCAATACGCAATACGCAATACGCAATACGCAATACGCAATACGCAATACGCAATAGAATAAACAACATCTCTAAAAACATTACTTTAATATCTATTTTTTTCTCGATACTCGCGGGGGGTGAGCCCCGTATCTTTCTTAAACAAACGAGCAAAATGACTTGGATTGGTATATCCAACATTGTTAGCAATTACTAAAACCGTGAGTTTTGTTTCCCTTAACTGCTTCTTTGCTTCTTCAATTCGCAGACGAATAAAATACTGAGATGGTGGTGTTCCCATCGCTTTCTTAAATAACCGATTGAAATGAAATTCACTCATCTGCGCTTGTTGTGCCAGTCGGGAAAGTCTGAATTCTTCAGCTAAATTGACTTTCATCCAGTCAGTGATTTTTTTCAAAAGATAACGGGGTAATTTTGATGATAATTTAGTCGTGTTAGTAAATCGAATGTAGTTCCTGGCAAGATGAACAGCAATGGATTGGCCAATTCCCTGAATGAACATTCGACTTGCTTCTTTCTGTTTTAATTCGCTCTGTAAACAAGTCAGAAGTTGAACCAGAAGTGGATCATTAAACCCTGAAATATCCTGCATTTCTGCTTGTTTTGCCCTGTCTCCGTAAATGCTGATCAAGGCTTGTTCTACCAATGGCAAACTCAATATGACCAATAACACTCGAAATGGTTCTTTGGAACTTCTACGCCATTGGAACTGATATGGCACAGCTGCTGTAGTCAAATATAATGAACCGGCTTTGATCTTACTTATCATCCATTCATCATTTTCACCTTCCCGCTCCATTGTCTCTGCTTCACCAGACATGATCCAAACAAGGAAAGGCTCTGCTATGCCGGGCATATCATACTGTTCCATTTCCGTATCAAGAGAAAACATGGATACCCGTACATCTTTCCATGCGTCCCCTTCTCCTCCTGCAATTTTCAGCCCGGCCGGATAAATTTCCAGTGATTCTGCGGATGTTAAATCTGGCACAGTTTGATGATGTTGCATAAATGCCCTATTGATTATGCTGAAATTGCTTATCTGAATTTTATAGCAAAATTAGCACACTTTTAGCAAAGCATAAGTCGATGGAAGCAGGCAATAAAATCTATATTAACCACGAACACGCACACCCCGAGGCGTCAAAGTACAGGTATTGATGATGAAAAAAAGACAGTTAGGAAATAGTGGTCTCGAAGTATCCGCTTTAGGTATGGGAGTCATGAACCTGAGTTTTGGAACTGGTCAGGCGGTTGAAGAATTAGCTGCAATTAGAGTCATTCATGAAGCAATCGACCGAGGGATCACCTTTTTTGATACAGCTCAAGCGTATGGTCCTTATACAAATGAAGTTTTACTGGGTAAGGCTCTGACACAACAGCGTCAACAAGCTATCGTCGCAACCAAATTTGGATTTAAATTGGAAAACGGTGCCATTGTAGGTGTGGATAG
This window contains:
- a CDS encoding AraC family transcriptional regulator codes for the protein MQHHQTVPDLTSAESLEIYPAGLKIAGGEGDAWKDVRVSMFSLDTEMEQYDMPGIAEPFLVWIMSGEAETMEREGENDEWMISKIKAGSLYLTTAAVPYQFQWRRSSKEPFRVLLVILSLPLVEQALISIYGDRAKQAEMQDISGFNDPLLVQLLTCLQSELKQKEASRMFIQGIGQSIAVHLARNYIRFTNTTKLSSKLPRYLLKKITDWMKVNLAEEFRLSRLAQQAQMSEFHFNRLFKKAMGTPPSQYFIRLRIEEAKKQLRETKLTVLVIANNVGYTNPSHFARLFKKDTGLTPREYREKNRY